Proteins co-encoded in one Brassica rapa cultivar Chiifu-401-42 chromosome A02, CAAS_Brap_v3.01, whole genome shotgun sequence genomic window:
- the LOC103848834 gene encoding 3-ketoacyl-CoA synthase 20, which translates to MTQNQDQPHRPVPVHVTNSDQNPNNLPNFLLSVRLKYVKLGYHYLISNALYILLLPLLAATLANLSSFSLNDLTLLYNHLRFHFLSATIATALLISLSTAYFTTRPRRVFLLDFSCYKPDPSLICTRETFMDRSQRVGIFTEDNLAFQQKILERSGLGQKTYFPEALLRVPPNPCMEEARKEAETVMFGAIDAVLEKTGIKPKDIGILVVNCSLFNPTPSLSAMIVNKYKLRGNILSYNLGGMGCSAGLISIDLAKQLLQVQPNSYALVVSTENITQNWYLGNDRSMLLSNCIFRMGGAAVLLSNRSSDRSRSKYQLIHTVRTHKGADDNAFGCVYQREDSNAEETGKVGVSLSKNLMAIAGEALKTNITTLGPLVLPMSEQLLFFATLVARKVFKVKKIKPYIPDFKLAFEHFCIHAGGRAVLDEIEKNLDLSEWHMEPSRMTLNRFGNTSSSSLWYELAYSEAKGRIKRGDRTWQIAFGSGFKCNSAVWKALRTVDPVENSNPWSDEIHEFPVAVPRITPVTSS; encoded by the exons ATGACCCAGAATCAAGACCAACCTCACCGTCCTGTCCCCGTCCACGTTACAAACTCCGACCAAAACCCAAACAACCTCCCCAACTTCCTCTTGTCCGTTCGTCTCAAATACGTCAAACTTGGTTACCATTACCTGATCTCCAACGCGCTTTACATCCTCCTCCTCCCTCTCCTCGCCGCCACACTCGCAAACCTCTCCTCTTTTTCCCTCAACGACCTTACTCTTCTCTACAACCACCTCCGTTTCCATTTCCTCTCCGCCACTATCGCCACCGCGCTCTTGATCTCTCTCTCAACCGCTTACTTCACCACCCGTCCTCGCCGTGTCTTCCTCCTCGACTTCTCATGTTACAAACCAGACCCTTCTTTGATCTGCACTCGAGAAACATTCATGGACCGTTCTCAACGTGTAGGTATCTTCACTGAAGATAATCTCGCATTTCAACAGAAGATCCTCGAGAGGTCCGGTCTTGGTCAGAAGACTTACTTCCCTGAAGCTCTTCTTCGTGTTCCTCCGAACCCTTGTATGGAGGAAGCGAGGAAAGAAGCAGAGACGGTTATGTTCGGGGCTATTGACGCAGTTCTTGAGAAAACCGGTATTAAACCGAAAGATATTGGTATTCTTGTGGTTAACTGTAGCTTGTTTAATCCAACGCCGTCACTTTCTGCGATGATTGTGAATAAGTATAAGCTTAGAGGGAATATTCTGAGTTATAATCTCGGTGGAATGGGTTGTAGTGCTGGCCTTATCTCCATTGATCTCGCTAAACAGCTTCTCCAG GTCCAGCCAAACTCATACGCACTAGTGGTGAGCACAGAGAACATAACTCAAAATTGGTACTTAGGCAATGACCGATCAATGCTTCTCTCTAACTGCATCTTCCGTATGGGTGGAGCCGCCGTACTTCTCTCGAACCGCTCTTCCGATCGCAGCCGTTCAAAATATCAGCTCATCCACACTGTCCGTACCCACAAAGGAGCTGATGACAACGCATTTGGCTGCGTTTACCAACGAGAAGACAGCAACGCAGAAGAAACCGGCAAAGTCGGAGTCTCTCTATCGAAAAACCTAATGGCAATAGCTGGAGAAGCTCTCAAAACAAACATCACAACTCTCGGACCACTCGTCCTGCCAATGTCCGAGCAACTTCTCTTTTTCGCAACCCTCGTGGCACGCAAAGTATTCAAAGTCAAGAAGATCAAACCTTACATTCCTGATTTCAAGCTAGCGTTCGAGCATTTCTGCATTCATGCTGGAGGTAGAGCCGTTCTTGATGAGATAGAAAAGAATCTTGATTTGTCCGAATGGCATATGGAGCCATCGAGGATGACGTTGAACCGGTTTGGTAATACCTCAAGTAGCTCGCTTTGGTATGAGCTTGCGTATAGTGAAGCTAAAGGAAGGATCAAGAGAGGAGACAGGACTTGGCAAATTGCTTTTGGATCGGGTTTCAAGTGTAATAGTGCGGTTTGGAAAGCTTTGAGAACGGTTGATCCGGTTGAAAATTCTAATCCATGGAGTGATGAGATTCATGAGTTTCCTGTTGCAGTTCCTAGGATCACTCCCGTTACGTCGtcctag
- the LOC103848836 gene encoding 1,2-dihydroxy-3-keto-5-methylthiopentene dioxygenase 4 isoform X1, translating to MSSYISTFVMCLKSKHFIPQRSVMALESWFMDDSNEDQRLPHHRNPKEFVTVDYLAVMLCLADLGVVHWKLNPENYENDSKLSKIREERGYDYMDLLDLCPEKVSNYEEKLKNFFTEHIHKDEEIRYCLEGSGYFDVRDKDDRWIRILMKPGDLIVLPAGIYHRFTLDTSNYIKLMRLFVGEPVWTPYNRPQEEHPVRKEYIKSLTQKFGETIRGY from the exons ATGAGCTCTTATATATCGACCTTCGTCATGTGTCTGAAATCGAAGCATTTCATACCACAAAGATCAGTAATGGCTCTCGAG TCGTGGTTTATGGATGATAGCAATGAAGACCAGAGACTTCCTCATCATCGCAACCCGAAAGAGTTCGTCACAGTGGATTACTTGGCAg TTATGCTCTGTTTGGCAGATCTGGGAGTGGTGCACTGGAAGCTGAACCCTGAAAACTACGAGAATGATTCCAAGCTAAGCAAGATTAGAGAAGAACGGGGTTACGATTACATG GATTTGCTGGATCTATGTCCTGAGAAAGTGAGCAACTACGAGGAGAAGCTGAAGAACTTTTTCACAGAACACATTCACAAGGACGAAGAGATTCGTTACTGCCTAGAGGGAAGTGGCTACTTTGATGTTAGGGACAAGGATGACCGTTGGATCCGAATCTTGATGAAACCGGGCGATCTCATTGTCCTTCCTGCCGGAATCTACCACCGGTTCACACTTGACACCAGCAACTACATCAAG CTAATGAGGCTGTTCGTGGGAGAACCAGTTTGGACACCATATAACCGGCCCCAGGAAGAACATCCGGTTAGGAAGGAATATATAAAGAGCTTGACCCAGAAGTTTGGAGAAACCATCCGAGGTTATTAA
- the LOC103848835 gene encoding heat stress transcription factor A-6a: MDYNLPTPLEVLGETGPTPFITKAYNIVEDSSTNNIVSWSRDNNSFIVWEPETFALICLPIYFKHNNFSSFVRQLNTYGFKKIDTERWEFANEYFLRGQKQLLKNIKRRKTSSQTEMLEKFGLEREIQGMRRDKAALVIELARLRQKQESVKTYLRFMEEKLIITERKQQMMMDFLLKKVQKPSFLENIKKRKQQEIENLEQSEEMTSSHGVEDYETFVKAEPEEYGDQFGGVFGNVDELHIASMEDQRQDDRVQREMNSEGIWKAYVLSDEMCILGEHLL; encoded by the exons ATGGATTATAACCTTCCCACTCCGTTAGAGGTTCTTGGAGAAACAGGACCAACGCCTTTCATTACAAAAGCCTACAACATAGTGGAGGATTCAAGCACAAACAACATAGTTTCATGGAGCAGAGACAACAACAGCTTTATTGTCTGGGAACCAGAGACGTTTGCTCTAATATGCCTCCCCATATACTTCAAGCACAACAATTTCTCCAGCTTTGTTAGACAACTCAATACCTAT gggtttaagaagattgatacAGAGAGATGGGAGTTTGCAAATGAGTATTTTCTGAGGGGACAGAAACAACTCCTTAAGAACATCAAGAGAAGAAAAACATCATCTCAAACGGAAATGCTAGAAAAGTTTGGACTGGAACGAGAGATCCAGGGGATGAGAAGAGACAAAGCCGCTCTAGTAATAGAATTGGCGAGATTGAGACAAAAGCAAGAAAGCGTCAAGACATATCTTCGCTTTATGGAAGAGAAACTGATAATCACAGAGAGAAAGCAACAAATGATGATGGACTTCTTGCTGAAAAAAGTTCAGAAACCAAGTTTTTTAGAGAACATAAAGAAGCGTAAGCAGCAAGAAATCGAGAATCTAGAGCAAAGTGAAGAGATGACCTCAAGCCATGGGGTTGAGGATTATGAAACGTTTGTTAAAGCTGAGCCGGAAGAGTATGGTGATCAATTTGGAGGTGTGTTTGGTAATGTGGATGAGCTTCACATAGCTTCAATGGAGGATCAAAGACAAGATGATAGGGTTCAAAGGGAGATGAATAGTGAGGGAATTTGGAAAGCTTACGTGTTGAGTGATGAGATGTGTATTTTAGGAGAACACTTGCTATAG
- the LOC103848836 gene encoding 1,2-dihydroxy-3-keto-5-methylthiopentene dioxygenase 4 isoform X2 — translation MSSYISTFVMCLKSKHFIPQRSVMALESWFMDDSNEDQRLPHHRNPKEFVTVDYLADLGVVHWKLNPENYENDSKLSKIREERGYDYMDLLDLCPEKVSNYEEKLKNFFTEHIHKDEEIRYCLEGSGYFDVRDKDDRWIRILMKPGDLIVLPAGIYHRFTLDTSNYIKLMRLFVGEPVWTPYNRPQEEHPVRKEYIKSLTQKFGETIRGY, via the exons ATGAGCTCTTATATATCGACCTTCGTCATGTGTCTGAAATCGAAGCATTTCATACCACAAAGATCAGTAATGGCTCTCGAG TCGTGGTTTATGGATGATAGCAATGAAGACCAGAGACTTCCTCATCATCGCAACCCGAAAGAGTTCGTCACAGTGGATTACTTGGCAg ATCTGGGAGTGGTGCACTGGAAGCTGAACCCTGAAAACTACGAGAATGATTCCAAGCTAAGCAAGATTAGAGAAGAACGGGGTTACGATTACATG GATTTGCTGGATCTATGTCCTGAGAAAGTGAGCAACTACGAGGAGAAGCTGAAGAACTTTTTCACAGAACACATTCACAAGGACGAAGAGATTCGTTACTGCCTAGAGGGAAGTGGCTACTTTGATGTTAGGGACAAGGATGACCGTTGGATCCGAATCTTGATGAAACCGGGCGATCTCATTGTCCTTCCTGCCGGAATCTACCACCGGTTCACACTTGACACCAGCAACTACATCAAG CTAATGAGGCTGTTCGTGGGAGAACCAGTTTGGACACCATATAACCGGCCCCAGGAAGAACATCCGGTTAGGAAGGAATATATAAAGAGCTTGACCCAGAAGTTTGGAGAAACCATCCGAGGTTATTAA